A single window of Streptomyces cathayae DNA harbors:
- a CDS encoding MFS transporter has translation MTLTPTRAPDPRVRRLTTTLYGYAFLEDFVLLYPVYALLFSDAGLTVWQISSLFALWSVTGVLLEVPSGVWADAVSRRLLLWLGPLLTAAGFALWVLLPSYGAFAAGFVLWGAGGALGSGALEALVHDELERLDAADRYARVMGRARAAGLVAVMAAMGLAGPVLARGGPTAVGAASVLGCVLTAATALRFPEHRRPAAGHEGWTAPLRAGLAEARTDRSVRGALLLVPAVGAVWGALDEYTPLLVRDTGVADETVPWLLLLIWAGATAGSLLAGEGERLGTTGLASLLAGSGLLLAVGSAAGTTAGLVFVALAFGGFQAATVLADARLQRRIADTGRATLTSVAGLGTELATVVVFGGYAVIASHGGHSTAFTVFALPYLVTALLLKLTRPSRSPRGLP, from the coding sequence ATGACTCTCACGCCCACGCGTGCGCCCGACCCCCGCGTCCGACGGCTGACGACCACGCTGTACGGCTACGCGTTCCTCGAAGACTTCGTGCTGCTCTACCCGGTGTACGCGCTGCTGTTCAGCGACGCCGGTCTCACGGTCTGGCAGATCTCCTCCCTGTTCGCCCTCTGGTCGGTCACCGGCGTCCTGCTGGAGGTCCCCTCCGGTGTCTGGGCGGACGCCGTGTCCCGGCGCCTGCTGCTGTGGCTCGGCCCGCTGCTCACCGCCGCCGGCTTCGCCCTGTGGGTACTGCTGCCCTCCTACGGCGCCTTCGCGGCCGGCTTCGTGCTGTGGGGCGCCGGCGGAGCCCTCGGGTCCGGTGCGCTGGAGGCGCTGGTCCACGACGAACTGGAGCGGCTCGACGCGGCCGACCGCTACGCCCGCGTCATGGGCCGCGCCCGCGCGGCGGGACTGGTCGCCGTGATGGCGGCCATGGGGCTCGCCGGTCCGGTACTGGCCCGGGGCGGCCCCACCGCCGTCGGCGCCGCCAGCGTCCTGGGATGCGTGCTGACCGCGGCCACGGCCCTCCGGTTCCCGGAGCACCGCCGCCCGGCGGCCGGGCACGAGGGCTGGACCGCGCCCCTGCGCGCCGGGCTGGCCGAGGCCCGCACCGACCGGTCGGTGCGCGGGGCGCTGCTGCTCGTACCGGCCGTGGGCGCCGTCTGGGGAGCCCTCGACGAGTACACGCCGCTGCTGGTGCGGGACACCGGCGTCGCGGACGAGACGGTGCCCTGGCTGCTCCTGCTGATCTGGGCCGGTGCCACCGCCGGAAGCCTGCTGGCCGGGGAGGGCGAACGCCTCGGCACGACCGGACTCGCGAGCCTGCTCGCGGGCTCCGGGCTGCTCCTGGCCGTCGGCTCCGCCGCGGGCACGACGGCCGGGCTCGTGTTCGTCGCCCTCGCCTTCGGCGGCTTCCAGGCGGCGACCGTACTGGCCGACGCGCGACTCCAGCGGCGGATCGCGGACACCGGGCGGGCCACCCTGACCTCGGTCGCGGGCCTGGGCACCGAGCTGGCCACGGTCGTGGTGTTCGGCGGCTACGCGGTGATCGCCTCACACGGCGGACACAGCACGGCCTTCACCGTGTTCGCGCTGCCGTATCTGGTGACAGCGCTGCTCCTGAAGCTCACGAGGCCGTCGCGCTCGCCACGCGGCCTCCCGTAG
- a CDS encoding carbon-nitrogen hydrolase family protein, which produces MRTALLQSSGRPGSVAENLKVLDEAASRAAAAGAGLLVTSELFLTGYAIGDDVTVLAEPADGDAADAIARTATRHGLAIAYSYPERTGDTVHNSLQLVSADGTRLANYRKTHLFGDFEHEHFTPGDQPVVQAELDGLTVGLLVCYDVEFPENARAHALAGTDLLLVPTALMHPFQFVAESVVPVRAFENQMYIAYVNRVGQEGESEFAGLSTLVGPDGVARARAGRGEELLLADVDPAFLAASRETNPYLRDRRPGLYGPRG; this is translated from the coding sequence ATGCGCACCGCCCTGCTCCAGAGCTCCGGACGGCCCGGATCCGTCGCCGAGAACCTCAAGGTCCTCGACGAGGCCGCGAGCCGCGCCGCAGCGGCCGGCGCCGGGCTGCTCGTGACCTCCGAGCTGTTCCTGACGGGGTACGCCATCGGCGACGACGTCACGGTGCTCGCCGAGCCCGCCGACGGCGACGCGGCCGACGCGATCGCCCGGACGGCCACCCGGCACGGACTCGCCATCGCCTACAGCTACCCGGAACGCACCGGCGACACGGTCCACAACTCCCTCCAGCTCGTCTCCGCCGACGGCACCCGCCTCGCGAACTACCGCAAGACCCACCTCTTCGGAGACTTCGAGCACGAGCACTTCACCCCGGGCGACCAGCCGGTCGTCCAGGCCGAACTCGACGGCCTCACCGTCGGCCTGCTGGTCTGCTACGACGTCGAGTTCCCGGAGAACGCGCGCGCCCACGCCCTGGCGGGCACCGACCTCCTCCTGGTGCCCACGGCCCTGATGCACCCGTTCCAGTTCGTCGCCGAATCCGTCGTACCGGTAAGGGCGTTCGAGAACCAGATGTACATCGCGTACGTCAACCGGGTCGGCCAGGAAGGCGAGTCGGAGTTCGCGGGACTGTCCACCCTCGTCGGACCCGACGGAGTCGCCCGCGCCCGGGCGGGCCGCGGCGAGGAACTCCTCCTCGCCGACGTGGACCCCGCGTTCCTCGCCGCCTCCCGTGAGACCAACCCGTATCTGCGGGACCGCCGCCCCGGCCTGTACGGGCCCCGCGGCTGA
- a CDS encoding flavin monoamine oxidase family protein produces the protein MTSTVPNAVEHADEQQPPITMFGPDFPYAYDDFLAHPAGLGQIPATEHGTEVAVVGGGLSGIIAAYELMKMGLKPVVYEADRIGGRLRTVGFEGCDPSLTAEMGAMRFPPSSTALQHYIDLVGLETRPFPNPLAEVTPSTVVDLKGESHYAETPDDLPQVYRDVADAWNRCLEEGADFSDMNRALRERDVPRIREIWSRLVEKLDNQTFYGFLCDSEAFTSFRHREIFGQVGFGTGGWDTDFPNSILEILRVVYTEADDHHRGIVGGSQQLPLRLWEREPEKIVHWPYGTSLKSLHTDGAPRPAVTRLHRTAGRHITVTDANGDIRTYRAAVFTAQSWMLLSKIACDESLFPIDHWTAIERTHYMESSKLFVPVDRPFWLDEAVDENGKPTGRDVMSMTLTDRMTRGTYLLDDGPDRPAVICLSYTWCDDSLKWLPLSPNERMEVMLKSLGEIYPTVDIRKHIIGNPVTVSWENEPYFMGAFKANLPGHYRYQRRLFTHFMQDRLPEDKRGVFLAGDDISWTAGWAEGAVQTALNAVWGVMHHFGGATDATNPGPGDVYDEIAPVELSDD, from the coding sequence ATGACGTCCACGGTGCCCAACGCCGTCGAGCACGCCGACGAACAGCAGCCGCCGATCACCATGTTCGGCCCGGACTTCCCGTACGCGTACGACGACTTCCTCGCCCACCCCGCGGGCCTCGGTCAGATCCCCGCGACCGAGCACGGCACCGAGGTCGCGGTCGTCGGCGGCGGCCTGTCCGGGATCATCGCCGCCTACGAGCTGATGAAGATGGGCCTCAAGCCCGTGGTGTACGAGGCCGACCGGATCGGCGGCCGGCTGCGCACCGTCGGCTTCGAGGGCTGCGACCCCTCGCTCACCGCCGAGATGGGCGCGATGCGCTTCCCGCCGTCCTCCACCGCCCTCCAGCACTACATCGACCTGGTGGGGCTCGAGACCCGTCCCTTCCCCAACCCCCTTGCCGAGGTGACGCCTTCGACCGTCGTCGACCTCAAGGGCGAGTCGCACTACGCCGAGACGCCCGACGACCTGCCGCAGGTCTACCGGGACGTGGCGGACGCCTGGAACCGCTGCCTGGAGGAGGGCGCCGACTTCTCCGACATGAACCGCGCCCTGCGCGAACGGGACGTCCCGCGCATCCGCGAGATCTGGTCGCGGCTGGTGGAGAAGCTCGACAACCAGACCTTCTACGGTTTCCTCTGCGACTCCGAGGCCTTCACGTCCTTCCGGCACCGCGAGATCTTCGGCCAGGTCGGCTTCGGCACCGGCGGCTGGGACACCGACTTCCCCAACTCCATCCTGGAGATCCTGCGGGTCGTCTACACCGAGGCCGACGACCACCACCGCGGCATCGTCGGCGGCTCCCAGCAACTGCCGCTGCGCCTGTGGGAGCGCGAGCCGGAGAAGATCGTCCACTGGCCGTACGGCACCTCGCTGAAGTCCCTGCACACCGACGGCGCGCCCCGCCCGGCGGTGACACGGCTGCACCGCACCGCCGGCCGGCACATCACGGTGACGGACGCGAACGGGGACATCCGCACCTACCGGGCGGCCGTCTTCACCGCCCAGTCCTGGATGCTGCTCTCCAAGATCGCCTGCGACGAATCGCTCTTCCCCATCGACCACTGGACCGCCATCGAGCGCACCCACTACATGGAGAGCTCCAAGCTCTTCGTGCCCGTGGACCGGCCCTTCTGGCTGGACGAGGCGGTCGACGAGAACGGGAAACCGACAGGGCGGGACGTCATGTCGATGACGCTCACCGACCGGATGACCCGCGGCACCTACCTGCTCGACGACGGCCCGGACAGGCCCGCCGTCATCTGCCTCTCGTACACCTGGTGCGACGACAGCCTGAAGTGGCTGCCGCTGTCACCGAACGAGCGGATGGAGGTCATGCTGAAGTCGCTGGGCGAGATCTACCCGACGGTCGACATCAGGAAGCACATCATCGGCAACCCGGTGACCGTCTCCTGGGAGAACGAGCCCTACTTCATGGGCGCCTTCAAGGCCAACCTGCCCGGCCACTACCGCTATCAGCGGCGCCTGTTCACGCACTTCATGCAGGACCGGCTGCCCGAGGACAAGCGGGGCGTCTTCCTGGCCGGCGACGACATCTCCTGGACGGCCGGCTGGGCCGAGGGCGCCGTCCAGACCGCGCTGAACGCGGTCTGGGGCGTCATGCACCACTTCGGCGGAGCGACCGACGCGACCAACCCCGGTCCCGGTGACGTCTACGACGAGATCGCGCCGGTGGAACTCTCCGACGACTGA
- a CDS encoding glycoside hydrolase family 6 protein, translating into MVAAASLVVAVGTAAGVVSSVDDGRGSDEARPETTASPRLEALPAVPSSASPSTEAPSPSASASPEPRAEKTGAAPSVSPGAREQRSAPVSPGLYRHPDSQVLDWVRAHPGDPRRAVIASRIGDRPAAVWFADHSPDTITARVRAITSAGAARGRVPVLVPYTIPDRDCGGHSRGGAPDLDAYDGWIDRFAAGLGSGEVIVILEPDSLAQVECLSAGQRADRFASLARAGRVLKEADPRARVYYDAGHSGWNAPVRQAGWLRQAGAASAASSDGVFSNVSNFHDTADEITHNRRVLDALGGPPGLGAVIDTSRNGNGAPADGEWCDPAGRKLGRAPTLRTGEAGIDAYLWVKLPGESDGCKGAPGTFTPSYAYDLAR; encoded by the coding sequence ATGGTCGCGGCCGCCTCCCTCGTGGTCGCGGTCGGCACCGCCGCCGGGGTGGTCTCCTCGGTGGACGACGGACGCGGCTCGGACGAGGCACGGCCCGAGACGACCGCGTCACCGCGGCTGGAGGCACTGCCCGCCGTGCCGTCGTCGGCGTCCCCGTCGACCGAGGCGCCGTCCCCCTCCGCGTCGGCCTCTCCCGAGCCCCGGGCGGAAAAGACGGGTGCCGCGCCGTCCGTGTCGCCCGGCGCGCGGGAGCAGCGGTCGGCCCCGGTGTCCCCCGGGCTCTACCGCCACCCCGATTCCCAGGTCCTGGACTGGGTGCGGGCCCACCCCGGTGATCCGCGCCGCGCGGTCATAGCGTCCCGCATCGGTGACCGGCCGGCGGCGGTGTGGTTCGCCGACCACTCACCGGACACGATCACCGCGCGAGTGCGCGCGATCACCTCGGCCGGCGCCGCGCGGGGCCGGGTGCCCGTCCTCGTGCCGTACACGATTCCCGACCGCGACTGCGGCGGGCACTCCCGGGGCGGGGCACCCGATCTGGACGCCTACGACGGCTGGATCGACCGGTTCGCCGCCGGACTGGGGTCCGGTGAGGTCATCGTGATCCTGGAGCCGGACTCCCTGGCCCAGGTCGAGTGCCTCTCCGCGGGGCAGCGCGCCGACCGCTTCGCCTCACTGGCCCGCGCCGGACGGGTGCTGAAGGAGGCCGATCCCCGGGCCCGCGTCTACTACGACGCCGGGCACTCCGGCTGGAACGCGCCCGTGCGGCAGGCCGGTTGGCTGCGGCAGGCCGGGGCCGCGTCGGCGGCCTCCTCCGACGGCGTCTTCAGCAACGTCTCCAACTTCCACGACACGGCCGACGAGATCACCCACAACCGGCGGGTGCTCGACGCGCTCGGCGGCCCGCCCGGCCTGGGCGCGGTGATCGACACCAGCCGCAACGGCAACGGAGCCCCGGCCGACGGCGAATGGTGCGACCCCGCGGGCCGCAAGCTCGGCCGGGCCCCGACGCTCCGCACCGGCGAGGCCGGGATCGACGCCTACCTCTGGGTGAAACTGCCGGGGGAGTCGGACGGCTGCAAGGGCGCGCCGGGCACCTTCACCCCGTCGTACGCCTACGACTTGGCGCGCTGA